In Sphingomonas crocodyli, a genomic segment contains:
- a CDS encoding metallophosphoesterase family protein, which produces MKFLHSADWQLGKPFGRFDPDVRGALTEARFDAIDALGRAAAEHGAQHVIVAGDIFDTEGPEDRTIVQAISRMDRHACSWWLLPGNHDFARNGGLWDRVRQRAGDKIAILSEPEPRELEEQIWLLPAPLIHRHNLEDPTTLFEAMETPGARLRIGIAHGSIRDFGSSGETKNQIAPDRARLSNLDYLALGDWHGTLKVDARTWYSGTPETDRFQRDEPGGALVVEVHPDIAPTVTPIRTGRFQWLNRDWTVNDKAAFDAECDELLAKVDAPNTLLQLSLAGITSLGDRVAMLARLENDLGHRLRHLAVRPDDLVGRPREEDLAALSVEGMLGTAATKLNAKIDAGGPDGVIAKRALERLFVEYSREEQA; this is translated from the coding sequence ATGAAATTCCTGCACTCCGCTGACTGGCAGCTCGGCAAACCTTTCGGCCGCTTCGATCCCGATGTTCGGGGGGCGCTGACGGAAGCCCGCTTCGACGCCATCGACGCGCTTGGGAGAGCCGCGGCCGAACATGGCGCGCAGCACGTTATTGTCGCTGGCGACATATTCGACACCGAAGGCCCGGAAGATCGCACCATCGTGCAGGCGATCTCGCGCATGGACCGACACGCTTGCAGCTGGTGGCTACTGCCCGGGAACCACGACTTCGCGCGGAATGGTGGCCTGTGGGATCGCGTTCGGCAACGCGCCGGCGACAAGATCGCTATCCTCTCGGAACCCGAACCCCGCGAGCTCGAAGAGCAGATCTGGTTGCTGCCCGCACCGCTAATCCACCGGCACAACCTGGAGGATCCGACAACGCTCTTTGAGGCGATGGAGACGCCGGGCGCCCGGCTGCGCATCGGCATCGCACACGGCTCGATCCGTGATTTCGGATCGAGCGGAGAGACGAAAAACCAGATCGCGCCGGACCGTGCCCGGCTGTCAAACCTCGACTATCTCGCGCTCGGCGACTGGCATGGGACCCTCAAGGTTGATGCGCGGACGTGGTATTCCGGAACTCCGGAAACCGACCGCTTCCAGCGCGATGAACCAGGCGGCGCGCTCGTTGTCGAAGTCCACCCCGACATCGCGCCCACCGTGACGCCGATCCGAACGGGCCGCTTTCAATGGCTCAACCGCGATTGGACGGTCAACGATAAGGCTGCCTTCGATGCTGAGTGCGACGAGCTCCTTGCCAAAGTCGACGCGCCGAACACGCTTCTGCAGCTAAGCCTGGCGGGCATAACCAGCCTTGGCGACCGGGTCGCGATGCTCGCGCGGCTGGAGAACGATCTCGGTCATCGCCTGCGGCATCTGGCCGTTCGCCCGGATGACCTGGTCGGACGCCCCCGTGAAGAAGACCTGGCTGCACTGTCCGTGGAAGGGATGCTTGGGACCGCCGCGACAAAGCTCAACGCAAAGATCGACGCTGGCGGCCCGGACGGCGTCATCGCGAAGCGCGCGCTCGAACGATTGTTCGTCGAGTATAGCCGAGAGGAGCAGGCATGA
- a CDS encoding SHOCT domain-containing protein, which produces MTDVTERLERLARLRTAGMITQAEFEQEKRTLLDAANPTYTTINTSGTISATATTNDAEAQPQHSLLVRSFALLGLIALCILMFAAIGWLQEAKEADEQQEQANGVGAQAAVQQWVDETANGIEQAVAQLEQMGDDVAHLQPTGWTIGAKRDPMTDLQVATATTRIAAAPFMVEVAITCTGDQGLVYDFVTFNEIGQPENFRRRITDKGDQQTSFSVRVDRAPAFNMIDSDMRNSNVAQLISLTLYEQLYFAETAARGKHLAVQLPLENGDAVVQIDQNSPPIRRMLDNCLKGLAIRRAWVKAHTTTS; this is translated from the coding sequence ATGACTGACGTTACCGAGCGCCTCGAGCGGCTGGCACGGCTGCGAACCGCCGGCATGATCACGCAGGCTGAGTTCGAGCAGGAGAAGCGCACACTGCTCGATGCGGCGAATCCCACCTACACTACGATCAACACCAGCGGTACAATCTCCGCCACCGCCACCACAAACGACGCCGAGGCCCAGCCGCAGCATTCGTTGCTCGTCCGGAGTTTTGCACTCCTTGGGCTCATCGCGCTGTGCATCCTGATGTTCGCGGCAATCGGTTGGTTACAGGAGGCCAAAGAGGCCGATGAGCAGCAGGAACAGGCCAACGGCGTGGGGGCGCAGGCAGCTGTGCAACAATGGGTCGACGAGACTGCCAACGGGATCGAGCAGGCTGTGGCTCAGTTAGAGCAAATGGGCGACGACGTTGCGCATCTTCAGCCGACCGGTTGGACGATCGGCGCCAAGCGCGACCCCATGACGGATCTGCAAGTGGCCACCGCCACCACCCGCATCGCCGCCGCCCCCTTCATGGTCGAAGTGGCGATCACCTGCACCGGTGATCAGGGCTTGGTCTACGACTTCGTCACCTTCAACGAGATTGGCCAGCCGGAAAACTTCCGACGCAGGATCACCGACAAGGGCGACCAGCAAACATCCTTCTCCGTACGCGTCGACCGAGCGCCGGCGTTCAACATGATCGACAGCGATATGCGCAACAGCAATGTGGCCCAATTGATCTCGCTGACGCTGTACGAACAACTCTACTTCGCCGAGACTGCAGCACGGGGCAAGCATTTGGCCGTGCAGCTTCCGCTCGAAAATGGCGACGCGGTTGTGCAGATCGATCAGAACAGTCCGCCCATTCGTCGGATGCTCGACAATTGCTTGAAAGGGCTTGCCATACGGCGCGCATGGGTGAAGGCGCACACTACGACGTCTTGA
- a CDS encoding SHOCT domain-containing protein, protein MTDRIEALERLARLKTEGVLTDAEFEQQKQFLLGQGAPSASSIEPEPEPMGAWATSWHQTRGMRRVFRWFWGIQLLAIVLIGAYFLLRVLISEPRPTADAAETNAAAPAEDNAAAPEADAEATETTPVVGEAEPYASTEITILDATLANPWTFDGETTDANNSSDVCPRSAVTLVNRSSEALKLHLSEQETAHDVADLPNLEPGMKVTFKVGKVGGYVMSRENLTVLYLLNVVNCPPND, encoded by the coding sequence ATGACCGACCGGATCGAGGCGCTGGAGCGCCTTGCGCGGCTCAAGACCGAAGGCGTGCTGACCGACGCCGAGTTCGAGCAGCAGAAGCAATTCCTGCTGGGCCAGGGCGCACCGAGCGCATCAAGCATCGAACCAGAACCTGAGCCTATGGGGGCATGGGCGACGAGTTGGCATCAGACGCGGGGGATGCGGCGTGTCTTTCGTTGGTTCTGGGGGATCCAGTTGCTCGCGATCGTGCTGATCGGAGCCTATTTCCTATTGCGCGTTTTGATCTCCGAGCCGCGGCCTACAGCGGATGCAGCCGAGACGAATGCCGCCGCGCCAGCCGAGGATAATGCAGCCGCGCCGGAAGCGGATGCAGAGGCGACGGAAACCACACCCGTTGTCGGTGAAGCCGAACCCTATGCCAGCACCGAAATCACGATCTTGGATGCCACCTTGGCCAATCCGTGGACCTTCGATGGGGAAACCACCGACGCGAACAACAGTAGCGACGTCTGCCCACGCAGTGCGGTGACCTTGGTCAACCGTTCGTCAGAAGCCTTGAAGCTGCATCTGTCCGAGCAGGAGACGGCTCATGACGTCGCAGACCTCCCCAATCTCGAGCCGGGCATGAAGGTCACCTTCAAGGTCGGCAAGGTCGGGGGCTATGTCATGAGCCGCGAGAACCTCACCGTCCTCTATTTGCTCAACGTCGTAAACTGTCCGCCCAATGACTGA
- a CDS encoding DUF2958 domain-containing protein gives MIIVPFLTPADFAQLLANGRRTAAGEQIDPPPVVKLFTPDAAATWLLTEIDPVEPDRAFGLCDLGLSEPELGYVSLTELASIRGMLNLPIERDALFVGTAPLSRYASAA, from the coding sequence ATGATCATTGTCCCCTTCCTCACCCCCGCCGACTTCGCACAATTGTTGGCCAATGGGCGACGCACCGCGGCCGGGGAGCAGATCGATCCTCCACCCGTCGTCAAGCTCTTCACCCCCGATGCGGCCGCCACTTGGTTGCTGACCGAGATTGATCCGGTCGAACCTGATCGGGCCTTCGGCTTATGCGATCTCGGATTGAGCGAACCCGAGCTTGGCTATGTCAGCCTGACCGAGCTCGCCTCGATCCGGGGGATGCTCAACCTCCCCATTGAGCGCGACGCCCTGTTCGTCGGGACGGCCCCGCTTTCACGGTACGCCAGTGCTGCATGA
- a CDS encoding PGN_0703 family putative restriction endonuclease, with amino-acid sequence MSQSTRPVTAPLPIVPVELLKRFHVHERHDSRLKACARLLQVLWLTDHKIPTGYHQGRNGPRRLGSRLSITAAQAGRNFLSPDLANLAQHVVAYQEPGAFIDAGRVFANALGSTGLSINVMGMLALDLGLAARVLCQLFPELNIASVDHIRFEHSPGRSDPTLTGDRSAFDVCAFVNRRQGRSAKTKPAVIAFEFKYTESLHDSAACAPGHYDDLAEASGLFKDPQHAALRVNPLQQLFREHLLAQATVMRGDWPEAIFVSIAPAAHDHAQRQADLYTAFLNPPTDGQVPYRHITLEAFVTALHFAGASNAAQALFERYLDWGRIDRAVAQAIHKRVEKWTPVPKPAPLQLVDQQAA; translated from the coding sequence ATGTCGCAGTCCACCCGGCCCGTGACCGCGCCCTTGCCCATCGTGCCCGTCGAGCTGTTGAAGCGCTTCCATGTGCATGAGCGTCACGACAGTCGCCTCAAAGCCTGTGCCCGCTTGTTGCAGGTCCTCTGGCTCACCGATCATAAGATCCCGACCGGCTATCATCAGGGACGCAACGGACCCCGCCGCCTCGGATCACGGCTGAGCATTACTGCCGCCCAAGCCGGTCGCAATTTTCTTAGTCCGGACCTCGCCAACCTCGCCCAGCATGTCGTCGCCTACCAAGAGCCCGGCGCGTTCATTGACGCGGGGCGCGTGTTCGCCAACGCCCTCGGCTCGACGGGGCTCAGCATCAACGTCATGGGAATGCTCGCCCTCGATCTGGGTTTGGCCGCGCGCGTCCTGTGCCAGCTCTTCCCCGAGCTCAACATCGCCAGCGTCGACCATATCCGCTTCGAACATTCCCCCGGACGGTCAGACCCCACCCTCACCGGGGACCGATCCGCCTTCGATGTCTGCGCCTTCGTCAACCGCCGCCAGGGACGCAGTGCCAAGACCAAGCCGGCCGTCATCGCCTTTGAGTTCAAATATACCGAGAGCCTGCACGATTCCGCCGCCTGTGCCCCGGGTCATTATGATGATCTTGCCGAAGCCTCAGGTCTGTTCAAAGACCCCCAGCACGCCGCCCTTCGTGTAAATCCCCTCCAGCAATTGTTCCGTGAGCATCTGTTAGCTCAAGCGACCGTCATGCGCGGGGATTGGCCCGAGGCCATCTTCGTGAGCATTGCCCCGGCCGCCCATGACCACGCCCAGCGTCAGGCCGATCTCTACACCGCCTTCCTCAACCCGCCCACAGATGGCCAAGTCCCCTACCGGCACATCACCCTCGAAGCCTTCGTCACCGCGCTCCACTTTGCCGGCGCGTCCAACGCCGCCCAGGCCCTGTTCGAACGCTATCTCGATTGGGGCCGCATCGACCGGGCCGTCGCCCAGGCCATCCACAAGCGCGTCGAGAAGTGGACCCCGGTTCCTAAGCCCGCACCGCTCCAGCTCGTCGATCAGCAAGCGGCTTGA
- a CDS encoding bifunctional DNA primase/polymerase: protein MSPETGFLDRPNPPTQYYAVVDALLDNEYTGLLPIKDGGKQAALKGWNDPKRRHRSREAVLHEANRFAYFGVAIVCGDVIAIDIDVEDEAEAARLEAIVREEVAGEPLVRIGRWPRRALFFRASEKIATAHGDGYDILGAGSYVVCFGIHPLTGKPYYWCGRSPLDTKHAELALITSANVKRLQKRLKARLETMTVATESENNKPINCLVADGRDKLLRDIIFAIWQQGIDDVHKLAELGWREFELQADLRRPKRSGSTSWAFEDALEKARYTIKRAADGDIVRGFGDSTLRYQPRFESFAQAINTIAAFGRWFAKSQPETAVELLPPAAVKISQLMLCLCRDDRGCFASVETLVRLTDYSIPHVKRVRATLVSRGYWSRHRYGKGRGHITEYRPCVEFTVAEAKKVSFPGAWISSGVGGDDQASASSNFKNENSNNINEHLNLTFLVARADGEEK, encoded by the coding sequence ATGTCGCCTGAAACCGGATTTCTCGATCGGCCAAATCCACCGACGCAGTATTACGCCGTGGTCGATGCCCTTCTCGATAACGAGTACACCGGCCTGCTGCCGATCAAGGACGGCGGGAAGCAGGCGGCGCTCAAAGGATGGAACGACCCTAAGCGGCGGCATCGCTCGCGTGAGGCGGTGCTGCACGAGGCGAATCGCTTCGCATATTTTGGCGTGGCCATCGTGTGCGGCGACGTCATTGCGATCGATATCGACGTCGAAGATGAGGCCGAAGCTGCGCGCCTCGAAGCGATCGTGCGCGAGGAAGTTGCTGGCGAGCCACTCGTGCGGATCGGTCGTTGGCCGCGGCGGGCTCTCTTCTTTCGCGCCTCCGAGAAAATTGCCACCGCCCACGGTGATGGGTACGACATTCTTGGCGCCGGATCGTATGTCGTTTGCTTCGGCATCCATCCCCTCACCGGTAAACCTTATTACTGGTGCGGCCGCAGCCCTCTCGATACCAAGCACGCTGAGCTGGCCCTGATCACGTCTGCCAACGTCAAACGCCTTCAGAAGCGCCTTAAGGCACGTCTCGAGACGATGACGGTGGCGACGGAGAGCGAGAACAACAAGCCGATCAATTGCCTCGTTGCGGACGGACGCGACAAGCTGCTTCGCGACATCATCTTTGCCATTTGGCAGCAGGGCATTGATGACGTGCACAAGCTCGCAGAGCTGGGGTGGCGCGAGTTCGAGCTTCAGGCCGACCTGCGCCGCCCTAAGCGTAGCGGCTCGACGTCTTGGGCCTTCGAGGACGCGCTTGAAAAGGCACGCTATACGATCAAGCGTGCGGCTGACGGTGATATCGTTCGTGGCTTCGGAGACAGCACGCTGCGCTATCAGCCCCGCTTCGAGAGCTTCGCGCAGGCGATCAACACCATTGCAGCCTTCGGCCGCTGGTTCGCCAAGTCCCAACCGGAGACGGCGGTCGAGCTCCTGCCGCCCGCAGCGGTCAAGATCTCGCAGCTTATGCTTTGCCTCTGCCGCGACGATCGCGGTTGCTTCGCAAGCGTCGAGACCCTAGTTCGCCTGACGGACTATTCCATCCCGCATGTCAAGCGCGTGCGCGCCACGCTCGTGTCGCGGGGCTACTGGTCCCGGCACCGCTATGGGAAGGGCCGCGGACACATCACCGAATATCGGCCGTGCGTCGAGTTCACGGTCGCCGAAGCGAAAAAGGTATCATTCCCCGGTGCCTGGATATCCAGTGGTGTGGGGGGAGACGATCAGGCAAGCGCATCGTCTAACTTCAAGAACGAAAATTCAAACAATATAAATGAGCATCTCAATCTCACTTTTCTTGTCGCGCGAGCCGATGGAGAAGAGAAGTGA
- a CDS encoding helix-turn-helix domain-containing protein, whose translation MANRSAFSRCASVTGAPVPFRVREIVLSPTEVEQVFGVTAKKLAALRRAGNGPQHLKVGRYYMYRPASVAQWLIEVGADEQRDRSDEGGCDVA comes from the coding sequence ATGGCTAACCGGTCGGCTTTCTCGCGCTGCGCCAGCGTTACCGGCGCGCCCGTCCCGTTCCGGGTTCGAGAAATAGTGCTGTCGCCTACCGAGGTGGAGCAGGTTTTCGGTGTAACCGCCAAAAAACTCGCGGCCCTGCGCCGCGCCGGCAACGGGCCGCAGCACCTCAAGGTGGGTCGGTACTATATGTACCGGCCTGCGTCGGTAGCCCAATGGCTGATCGAGGTAGGCGCGGACGAGCAGCGTGATCGGTCGGATGAGGGAGGCTGCGATGTCGCCTGA
- a CDS encoding helix-turn-helix domain-containing protein, with protein sequence MQEVGKTAFELTLDAAKNRTTTQRLLDSRLALSIYEVVLALGISRTTVYALVKDGQLELRKVGRRSLITTASVESLLREGSIDG encoded by the coding sequence ATGCAGGAAGTTGGTAAAACGGCCTTTGAGCTCACGCTCGATGCGGCCAAGAATCGCACCACCACGCAGCGTTTGCTGGACAGTCGTTTAGCCCTGTCGATCTACGAGGTTGTCCTCGCATTGGGCATCTCGAGGACCACGGTCTATGCGCTCGTCAAGGACGGGCAACTCGAGCTTCGCAAGGTGGGCCGGCGGTCCCTCATCACGACCGCCAGCGTCGAGAGCCTGCTTCGCGAAGGTTCGATCGATGGCTAA
- a CDS encoding tyrosine-type recombinase/integrase: MSRGLNRLTARGVAALKMPGRHADGGGLYFRVTAKGARSWVFMTGTAQKRVEIGLGGLASVSLAAARQIASDMREAAALGKDPRVVITSMKAKTECATPKFGKFAEDYISSVEAGWKSAVHRQQWRSTLRDHAGILHDRLVNEISTDNVLAVLKPIWLSKAETARRLRARIEKILDAAKARGFRSRDELNPAAWRGHLELLLPSQSKLQRGHHAALPWREAPAFMRELRARPAQAARCLEFVILTAARSGEALGATWGEVDLDARLWLVPATRMKAGAEHVVPLSERACKILLDLRPAKPAMGDLIFHVAGAARSNMAMAMLLRRMGHGGITTHGFRSTFRDWAGDATNYPREIVEQALAHTISNKAERAYRRGTAIERRREIMNSWSAYLESGASALPLAEVD, from the coding sequence ATGTCACGCGGCCTCAATCGGCTTACGGCTCGCGGTGTCGCCGCACTGAAAATGCCGGGCCGGCATGCAGATGGTGGCGGGCTGTATTTTCGGGTCACAGCAAAGGGCGCTCGGTCTTGGGTTTTTATGACCGGCACGGCGCAGAAACGTGTCGAGATAGGGTTGGGCGGGCTCGCATCAGTGAGCCTTGCGGCGGCTCGACAGATAGCATCGGACATGCGCGAAGCGGCAGCCCTCGGTAAAGACCCGCGCGTCGTCATCACGTCGATGAAGGCGAAGACTGAATGCGCGACACCAAAATTCGGCAAGTTTGCTGAGGATTATATCTCTAGCGTCGAGGCGGGTTGGAAGAGTGCAGTCCATCGCCAACAGTGGCGAAGCACCCTCCGTGATCACGCAGGAATTCTGCACGATCGTCTGGTGAACGAGATATCGACCGACAATGTTCTGGCGGTTCTGAAACCGATCTGGCTTTCGAAGGCAGAAACAGCGAGGCGCTTACGAGCGCGTATCGAGAAGATCCTCGACGCGGCGAAGGCCCGCGGATTCCGAAGCAGGGATGAGCTGAACCCAGCAGCATGGCGTGGGCATTTGGAACTCCTGCTTCCAAGCCAGTCAAAGCTCCAACGAGGGCATCATGCAGCGTTGCCTTGGCGCGAAGCCCCAGCGTTTATGCGAGAACTGCGCGCGCGGCCAGCCCAGGCCGCGCGGTGCTTAGAATTCGTAATTCTGACCGCGGCCCGAAGCGGCGAAGCCTTAGGCGCCACCTGGGGCGAGGTAGATCTCGATGCGAGACTATGGCTCGTGCCAGCCACGAGAATGAAGGCTGGCGCAGAGCATGTGGTCCCTCTGTCTGAACGCGCCTGCAAAATACTGCTCGACTTGCGACCTGCGAAGCCGGCGATGGGCGACCTCATATTTCACGTCGCGGGGGCGGCGCGCAGCAACATGGCGATGGCAATGTTATTGCGCCGCATGGGGCATGGCGGGATCACCACCCACGGATTTCGCTCCACGTTCAGGGATTGGGCTGGCGACGCCACCAACTATCCTAGAGAGATTGTCGAGCAGGCCCTCGCCCACACGATCAGCAATAAGGCAGAGCGCGCTTATCGTCGGGGAACAGCGATCGAACGCCGGCGGGAGATAATGAACTCCTGGTCGGCCTATTTGGAGAGCGGTGCTTCTGCGTTGCCGCTGGCTGAGGTTGATTGA
- a CDS encoding PQQ-dependent sugar dehydrogenase: MPFRIVMTATAVAFSLTACGGSRPGIDQEGANPDLPEQRQTLLPPMKIATPIGWGDEKPEAPEGFTVTALATGLKVPRQLLVLPNGDILVAEGSGKSAPALRPKDVIAGLIKARGKTDVKGGNRITLLRDRDGDGRAELRTVFIDGLNAPYGLAFVDGQIYVANQDALLRFPYRDGETRITTPGIGVTKLPSRINHHWTKALAASADGTKLYVGIGSNSNVGERGMAVEEDRAVIWEIDRVTGARRTFATGVRNPTALAIEPQTNALWAVANERDELGPQLVPDYLSSIRDGGFYGWPYSYWGQHADPRVHPQKPDMVARAIRPDYALGSHVAALGLSFVTGDGLGQFTNGAFVGEHGSWNRQDLSGYKVVWVPFVNGRPSGKPRDILTGFLKDGHARGRPVGVRYDPVGAALLVADDLSNTIWRVAPTRALSAQR, translated from the coding sequence ATGCCGTTCCGTATCGTCATGACCGCCACCGCGGTTGCCTTCTCCCTCACCGCCTGTGGCGGGAGCCGTCCGGGTATCGATCAGGAGGGAGCTAATCCCGATTTGCCGGAACAGCGCCAGACGCTGCTGCCGCCCATGAAGATCGCAACCCCGATCGGCTGGGGCGACGAGAAGCCGGAGGCGCCGGAGGGGTTCACGGTCACCGCGCTGGCGACCGGCCTTAAGGTGCCGCGCCAGCTCCTGGTGCTGCCCAACGGGGACATCCTCGTGGCGGAAGGCTCGGGCAAGTCGGCGCCGGCGCTTCGCCCCAAGGACGTGATTGCAGGTCTGATCAAGGCGCGCGGCAAGACAGACGTGAAAGGCGGAAACCGCATCACCCTGCTCCGCGATCGCGATGGAGACGGCAGGGCTGAGCTTCGGACGGTCTTCATCGACGGCCTCAACGCGCCCTACGGCCTCGCCTTCGTCGATGGCCAGATCTACGTCGCCAATCAGGATGCACTGCTGCGCTTTCCCTATCGCGATGGCGAAACGCGGATCACGACACCGGGCATCGGGGTCACCAAGCTCCCTTCGCGGATCAACCATCACTGGACAAAGGCGCTCGCCGCAAGCGCCGACGGCACGAAGCTTTATGTGGGCATCGGCTCGAACAGCAATGTCGGCGAACGTGGCATGGCGGTCGAGGAAGATCGTGCCGTCATCTGGGAGATCGATCGGGTCACGGGCGCTCGTCGCACCTTCGCGACGGGCGTGCGCAACCCAACGGCGCTTGCGATCGAGCCCCAGACGAACGCGCTTTGGGCCGTCGCCAACGAGCGCGATGAACTAGGGCCGCAGCTTGTGCCCGATTATCTCAGCTCGATCCGTGATGGCGGCTTTTACGGCTGGCCCTACAGCTATTGGGGCCAGCATGCGGACCCGCGCGTTCATCCGCAAAAACCCGACATGGTCGCAAGGGCGATCCGCCCGGACTATGCGCTCGGATCGCATGTCGCGGCTCTCGGACTCAGCTTCGTGACCGGCGACGGCCTCGGCCAGTTCACCAACGGCGCGTTCGTCGGCGAGCATGGAAGTTGGAACCGTCAGGATCTGTCGGGATACAAGGTCGTGTGGGTGCCGTTCGTGAACGGGCGGCCTTCGGGAAAGCCGCGGGATATCCTCACCGGCTTCCTCAAGGACGGCCATGCACGCGGCCGCCCCGTCGGCGTCCGATATGATCCGGTCGGGGCAGCGCTGCTCGTCGCCGACGATCTTTCAAACACAATCTGGCGGGTCGCGCCGACGCGTGCCTTGTCCGCTCAGCGTTAG
- a CDS encoding DUF2231 domain-containing protein, with amino-acid sequence MLATPPAARPPLHPLHALLLAFPIALFTGALLADIAYLQSAEIQWTNFAAWLNAGALLMGGFVLLWALIEAFRLRRDRVRGRAGLYALLLAVMWIAGLINAFQHSHDGWSSVGTTGLLLSIVSAALAIAAGWIAHSGWRSL; translated from the coding sequence TTGCTCGCCACCCCGCCAGCGGCCCGACCGCCGCTCCATCCGCTGCACGCACTGCTGCTGGCCTTCCCGATAGCTTTGTTCACGGGCGCCCTTCTGGCCGACATCGCCTATCTGCAGAGCGCCGAAATCCAATGGACCAATTTCGCCGCCTGGCTCAACGCGGGCGCGCTGTTGATGGGTGGGTTCGTCCTATTATGGGCGCTGATCGAAGCCTTCCGCTTGCGCCGTGATCGCGTGCGCGGCCGCGCTGGCCTCTACGCCTTGCTTCTGGCGGTGATGTGGATCGCGGGTCTGATCAACGCTTTCCAGCACAGCCATGATGGCTGGAGTTCGGTCGGTACGACCGGCCTCCTGCTGTCGATCGTCAGCGCAGCCCTCGCCATTGCCGCCGGCTGGATCGCGCATAGCGGCTGGAGGAGCCTGTGA
- a CDS encoding DUF4126 domain-containing protein, protein MITFLRPERSCDMLRSILIGLVAGQRAMTPLALVTQAARKGDLPADPPGGALLANPIIGASAHLLAAAEMAGDKMKTAPDRTVALGLIARSLTSGFAGAALAPKGERKGAALLAVATALASSHVGLALRLRAMQSFGQTPTGLVEDGLVLAAGRAIIAR, encoded by the coding sequence TTGATCACTTTCCTGCGCCCAGAGAGGTCTTGCGATATGTTGCGTTCCATTCTGATCGGTCTCGTTGCAGGCCAGCGCGCCATGACGCCTTTGGCGCTTGTCACGCAGGCGGCGCGGAAGGGTGATCTGCCGGCCGATCCGCCGGGCGGTGCCTTGCTTGCCAATCCGATCATCGGCGCGAGTGCGCACCTGTTGGCTGCAGCCGAAATGGCGGGCGACAAGATGAAGACCGCTCCCGATCGGACCGTTGCCCTCGGCCTGATTGCACGGTCGCTGACGTCGGGTTTCGCTGGCGCGGCACTTGCGCCGAAGGGCGAACGGAAGGGGGCGGCCCTGCTTGCCGTGGCGACGGCGCTAGCCTCGTCTCACGTCGGATTGGCACTGCGCCTTCGGGCGATGCAATCTTTCGGGCAGACGCCTACCGGGCTGGTCGAGGACGGCCTCGTACTGGCGGCAGGTCGTGCGATCATCGCGCGTTAG
- the coxB gene encoding cytochrome c oxidase subunit II, with amino-acid sequence MGRLICLVLIAALGGCNAHQSALDVFGADARAIRQIAIVLTVGAVVILLATAMLYWRAVRAPEHSLSHEQGMRLVLWVGAIGPTLILTALLLYALPTMRPRTAAPGDLVIAVDGEQFWWRVAYRAPGRPALLSANEVRLPVGRTVTFELGATDVVHSFWIPGLGGKMDMIPGRTNRLIMRAEKAGHYRGVCAEFCGLSHALMAFDVIAMEPEAFDRWLASSAEPVRPEREARGRALFDANGCGACHAIRGTAHDAAIGPDLSRFGERRTLGAGILPPTVDNIAAFLRAPQDAKPGARMPAYPQMSPADARAIALYLKALT; translated from the coding sequence ATGGGGCGTCTGATCTGCCTTGTTCTGATTGCGGCACTCGGTGGCTGCAACGCGCATCAGTCCGCGCTGGATGTGTTCGGGGCGGATGCGCGCGCGATCCGGCAGATCGCGATCGTCCTGACCGTGGGCGCGGTCGTGATTCTGCTGGCGACGGCGATGCTCTATTGGCGCGCGGTGCGGGCGCCCGAACATAGTCTGAGCCATGAGCAGGGGATGCGTCTGGTGCTGTGGGTCGGCGCGATCGGGCCGACGCTGATCCTGACCGCGCTTCTGCTCTATGCTCTGCCGACGATGCGGCCCCGCACCGCCGCGCCGGGCGATCTCGTCATCGCGGTCGATGGCGAGCAATTCTGGTGGAGGGTCGCCTATCGTGCGCCGGGACGGCCGGCGCTCCTTTCCGCGAACGAAGTGCGTCTGCCGGTGGGTCGGACGGTGACGTTCGAACTGGGCGCCACCGACGTGGTGCACAGCTTCTGGATACCTGGGCTGGGCGGCAAGATGGACATGATCCCCGGCCGCACCAACCGTCTGATCATGCGCGCCGAAAAGGCCGGGCATTATCGCGGAGTATGCGCCGAGTTCTGCGGGCTCAGCCACGCGCTGATGGCGTTCGATGTGATCGCGATGGAGCCGGAAGCGTTCGACCGCTGGCTCGCGAGCAGCGCGGAGCCTGTTCGTCCGGAGCGCGAGGCGAGGGGACGGGCGTTGTTCGACGCCAATGGGTGCGGCGCCTGCCATGCGATCCGGGGAACGGCACATGATGCCGCCATCGGTCCCGATCTCAGCCGGTTCGGCGAGCGGCGGACCTTGGGCGCGGGCATTTTGCCGCCGACCGTCGATAATATCGCCGCCTTCCTACGGGCGCCGCAGGATGCGAAGCCGGGTGCGCGTATGCCCGCCTATCCCCAGATGTCGCCCGCCGATGCCCGCGCGATCGCGCTCTATCTGAAGGCGCTGACATGA